The genomic segment GCATCACCTCTACGGCATGATCCATCGCCGGAGCGGAAAGTTTCCCCGTTGCCCCCAAACCATGCACCAAACGGACGTTTTCCCGCACTTCATCGGTCACTTTGAAATAATGATGCGGTTGGTAGGTGATCACAATCAGCCGAAAGCTGTTCGATCCCACGTCAATAATGGCGACCTTTTTGGGGTTGTTGAGGCTCTCAGGGGTGAGGCGAAGGTGGTCAAGTGATTTGAGCATGGGTGTTCCTATTTCTTTCTGTACCCTTGCTGATTGCGGGACAATCAGCCTCCTTATAAGAAGTGCGGGCTAACCACCCTCGCTCACTAGGCTACAAGAAGAAAGCGATTATAACGACGCCCGCAAAGACCTTCAAGGGATGCGTTTGTATTCCCCTTGGACTCAGCCTTTTCGCCAAGCAAAGGGATTAAACAGGCGTGGCGCAAAAGCTGGAACGGTGCGGATATAGTCGGCGTATTCGGGACGACGGTCTTTGATGTCCCGCTCCAACATGGCAACCCCAGAGACGCGCAGCAGAAGCCATGTCATGAGGATGGGGGCAAAAACGGTGAGCAGCCCAAAGGGGACACTCACGGCAACCAACCAATAGCCCCACCACATGGCTGAATTCCCGAAATAATTCGGGTGGCGGGAAAGCCCCCATAAGCCGCTGTTCAGCACCTTTCCCTTATTGGCGGGGTCGTTCTTGAAACGGGCAAGCTGAAGGTCGCTGACGGACTCAAAATAGAAGCCAACCCCCCATAACAGCGCTCCGGCAAGGTCAAAGAGGGTGATTGCGGCGGGTAGGGGGCTGTACTGCGCGGCAGCGGAGACGCCAGAGAGGATGCCCGCTACCACCCCTTGTGACCAAAAAACACTGAACAGGCTGACCAACCAATAGCGCTTGCCAACGCCCTCGCGCATCCGGGCATAGCGGTAGTCTTCGCCCCTGTGCTGGACGATCTTGCGCCATGTGAGGTAAAACGAGAGGCGGAAACCCCAGAGGGTGAACATCGCCGTGATCAGCAGCTTTCGCCCGCCATAGCCGCCGGGCGTTAGGGCGTAATGCGCCCACGCCGCCACCACAAAGGTCATCCCCCAAACAAGATCGATGATGCTCACATCTTTCAGAAAGACACTGATCACCCACATCAGGCTGAGGAAGATGAGGAGGATCGGGAAGGTGAGTAGGTAGAGTTCAAGGAAGGTCATGGTCCGTTTCTCCTATAGGAAATTATAGGGAAAACGCCCCTCGCTGCCCTATCCTTAGAGGCAGTCAATCGTCAAGTGGAAACTCTGACACATCAAAGGCGATCCCCGCCGCACGCAAGGCGAGGCGCTGTTGATCCCACATGGCTGTTTGGCGTTCGCGGCTATCGTGATCGTATCCCAACAGGTGCAGCGTCCCATGAATCACCAACAGGACGAACTCATCGGCACGATCATGCCCTTCGGCGGCGGCTTGTGACGCCGTGTAGGGATAGGCAAGGATCAGATCGCCCAAGTAAAGGGCGTCGTCCTCACCCGCCTCCGTGATAGCCGTTTGCAATTCTTGGGGGAGCGGTTCGGCAGGAAAAGAAAGAACATCCGTCGGCGCATCGACATCCCGATATTGGCGGTTCAGGTCACGCACGCCCTCATCGCCCATAACGATCACCGTGATCATCGTTCCTTTAGGCGCGTTGTGACGGGTAAGAACGTCAATCATCGCCGCCTGCATCCTATCCAGCGGGAGATCGGAAGCGCCGAATTCATCTTGAATGTCGATGATGTAGCCCTCTGCCGTCTGCCCAACGTTGTTGAGGTCGCTCACGGCATTGCCTCGTCTGTTGCTGCCGCCGAGAGAAGGGGGACTGCCCGCATCTCTTGGGTTGTGTTTTTCGTCACGGTGGGGTACATGATGCGGGGGTGGAACATCCCTTGTAGGCTGCTGACGAACACTTCCTGAATAATCCGCAAGTCTTTCACCGTTAAGCCGGAATCTTCCAACTGCCCACAGGTGAGGCGCGTGTGAATCAGATCGGCAATGACGCGCTCGATCTCGTCTTTGTCGTGACAGCGGCGCGAACGGACAATGGTCTCACTGGCATCGGCAAGCATCATGATCGCAGCTTCGCGGGTTTGTGGGCGCGGGCCCGGATAGGAAAAACGCTCCGCCCGCACCTTTGTTTCGTCACCGCCCATCTCTTGGAGTGCCTTATTGTAAAAGTAGATCACTTGGGTCGTTCCGTGATGCTGGGCGATAAAATCGACAATGGCTTGCGGAAGGTGATGTTTCCGCGCCATTTTGACCCCGTCAATGACATGGTTGATGATGATTCGGGCGCTTTCCTCTGGTTTTAGGCGGTCATGGGGGTTCACCGCCCCTTCCGCCTGATTTTCGACAAAGAAGGGCGGGGCAACCAGTTTTCCAATGTCATGATAAAGCGCTCCGATACGCACTAAGGGGGCATTTGCCTCAATGCGTTCGGCGGCAAGTTCGGCAAGGTTTGCCACTTGGAGGCTGTGTTGGTATGTCCCCGGCGCTTCACGCAGAAGGCGCTGGAGCAAGGGTTGGTTTGGTTGGGACAGTTCAATCAACTTCACGCCGGTGGGTAAGTTAAGCATATTGCTGACGAGATACAGCCCCACCAGACCCAAGCCCGCAGAGAGAACCCCGCTGAGCAGCGAGGCGGGAAGAAGCGCCAAGGTCCGCGAGACATCGGCATTGCGCCCTAACAACCCAAAGAGCAAGGTCAGCGACACATTGACAACGGCAATGGTCACCCCTGCCCCAAAATAGGCGCTGAGGTGTTCTTTGTGGCGCAGCGCCAACAACCCTGCCCCACCGCCCCCCGCCACCAATGCCGCGTACTCTAGCGATCCGCCGCTGATCACACCCATCATCGCCGCCAACGCTGCCGTCAGCGCCGCCGCAATGGGGAGTTCGACAAACGCAGCAACAATCAGGGTGAAGGCTGCCGCCGGATAAAGATGGTTTAAAATACCCGCATCGCCATTAAACAACCGTCCTCCGGCAAGAAAGATCAAGAATAGAATCCCGATCAGTGCCATGCGGGGTTGGTCGTTCACCAATTCTTGGTGAAAAATGTTGATGTATTTCAACATCAGGATGTAGAGCAAAAAGACAGAGAGGATCGCCGCCCCAAAAATACGCACCCGTTGATCATCGGGGCGCAGCAAGCCCAACTGGGTGAGCGCCTCCATATCGGCTTCGCTGACAATGGTCCCTGCCCGGACGACAATTTGCCCGGCGACAAAGCTGCGCGTGACCGGCTTTACGGCGTCGGCTGCCTTCGTTTTGGCCGCAGCCATACGTTCTTCGTTGTAGAACGTGTTGGGACGAATGAGCGCGGCAACCACCTTCACAATGAGGTCTGTATGCTCTTGGGGGACGGAAAAACTGATCAAGTTGGGAAGGTTGTTCACCACAGCCGTGACGCCATCTTCCCGAATCTCATTGCGCATGACGCGCTCTAAGATCGTCATCACTTGGGCATCAACAACCGTCCATGCCGTATCGGAAAGCGCCAGCAGCGCCCGATAATCTGTCTCGGTAAGAGGGACAAGGGTGTTCCTCAAAAGTTGAATCACACCGAGATCAAGGGAAATATCACTGCTGAGACGAGTCGTATTGATCTCATCCAAAAGTTTGCGCGTATATTGGACTTGCTCACGCAGGACGCCCGGGTTAGGCGGATCGTAGACCCGCGCCACCGTATCTGCGGCATTTTTGCGGGCAAGCGCGGTGAGAACTTGGCTTTCGTAGGTCAGACTGATAGGGGCGGTAATATCGCTAGGGGCAACCTGTCCGGCGGCTGACCCTGCCCCCGCTGTTGGAATCAAGGCGGGGGAGGCGACAATCAGCACCGCGCTGAGCAAAAAAGCAGCGGCAAGAATCACGGTGTTGATCCGCCGTAAGCTGACGGTTTGGTCGGCAAACATGGGTAACGCTTTCTACAATCGTTCTGTTCGGGGCAGCCTTAACCGTTCAAGACGGCTTTGACCACCTCGTTCACCAGTTTCCCATCAGCCCGCCCCTTAAGACGTGGGCTGAGGATTTTCATCACACTGCCCATGCCTTTCGCATCAGTGACGCCGGCTTCGGCAACCGCCTTACGCACTTCGATCTCAATTTCCTCCCGCGTTAGCTGCTGCGGCAAGTACGATTCAATAAGCGTCACTTCATACTGCTCTTTTTCGGCAATATCGCTGCGCCCTAGTTTTTCTGCTTCGGCAACGCTCTCGCGGCGTTTTTTGGCTTCCTTCTGAAGGAGCGTATACAGTTCGTCCTCGGTCAGCGTTTTTCGGGTGTCCACCTCAATCTGTTTAATCGCGCTGGTGAGCATCCGCAGCGCTTCGCGGCGGGGTACATCGCCCGCTTTCATCGCTACTTTCAAATCTTCGGTCAGTTTGTCTTTCGGGTGCATAACTACTTTCTATCGATTTAGATCTACCATCCCTCACTCCACATCATGTGAAGGGGAAAACCTTGCCGTCTCTGTTTGCCTCACTAACAAAGCGAGGGACAACGAGGCAAGAAAACGGTGGTATTGAAATGACCGTTATCCGGGAGGCCAGCTTAAGCGGCGACCCGCCAAGATATGGATATGGACGTGGGGAACATGCTGTCCGCCGTTCGTCCCCACATTCGTTATAAGACGATAGCCATCTCCAGCAAAGCCTTGTTCTTTGGCAATTTTCGCCGCCACAACGATCAGTTTTCCAAAGAGCGCGGCGTTCGTTTCGTCGGCGTCGTCGGCACTCTGGATGTGTTGGCGGGGAATCACTTGGATGTGTGTTGGTGCAGCAGGATAAATATCCCGAAAAGCAATGATTTCAGAGTCTTCATAGAGAAGGGTCGCCGGCATCTCGCTCCGGACGATTTTACAGAAAATGCAGTTGTCCACGCCGAGCATCCTTTCTCATGCCAAAACCATTCACACGCCTAATTGTATCACGTCATGGGGGGCTTTCGATTGGCAACTTCCCCGCCGCTTCCTGATCCACCAACCAGATGACGCGCCCCGCCTTGATAAGTTGTGCGGGAAGGCGTTCCGGCGCGTCCTCACCATAGAGTACCTCATAGAGGCGTTCCGCTTTTCCCACCCCACTGACAAGGAACATTACCACCTTTCCGGCATTAATCGCCGGAGGGGTGAGGGTGACACGCCACGAGTTTAGATGCTCGACATAGACGGGGGCAACCAAGCGTGCGGCTTCAAAGAGGAGCGGCGACCCCGGAAAAAGCGAGGCGGTATGCCCATCATCGCCCATCCCCAAGAGGATCAGATCGAAAATCACCCCGCCAACGACCCGCACATAGTGTTCCGCCCCTTCCTCTGGGGGAAGTTCGCCGTGAATGCGGTGAATATTGGCGGCGGGAAGATCAAGGCGCTCTAGAAGGGCATTTTTCGCTGTACCATAGTTGCTTGAGGAGGCATCTGGTGGCACGCAGCGCTCGTCGCCCCAATAGATATGCACTTTGTCCCAAGCGAGGCGGGTGCGCCATTCGGGGAGGGCAAGCAGGGCATACATGGGGATGGGCGTCCCACCGCCAGAGAGTGCGACATGAAACGTGCCTCGCTCAGCGATTGCTTCTCGCCCAATGCGGATAAATTCCGATGCCGCCGTCCATGCAAGGTCTGCGGCATCACGGGTGATCTGGATGTGGCGGGCGCTCACGGGCGTTAACCCCGGCGATCCTTACGCAAGAAGGTGGGAATGTCCAGATCATCGCCGGCGTAAGTGTCTTTTGCCCCGCTATCTTTATCACGTTCACGGGCGGGCGGGCGGGTCTCGCGTGCTTTGGGGGCTTCGCGGGTTGGTTCTTCACGCATTTCGCGTGTCTCCCGCTGTGTTTCGCGTGTCTCGCGCCCCTCCCGAACAGGGGGGGGGGGTTGCTCGCGGTAGCTTTCACGGGGGGCGGGTTCGATGCGTGCCGGTTCGCGGTATTGGTATTCCACTGGCTGCGGCTGCGTTCCCGTCTGGCGAATTCCCGGCACGGCAGAGCGTGGCGCATTGGCAGCATCTTGACGGCTAGGCAGGGAGGCATTCCCGCGCCAATCCGTCGCGGCGGGCTTTTGGACGGGGCGGCTGCTGAGGGGCGATTGCCGCTCAAAGCCCGTCGCAATGACGGTGATACGGACGTGATCACGCATGTTCGGGTCAATCACCGCCCCAAAGATCAATTGAACATCGGGGTGCGCTGTTTCGCGGATGATCGCGGCGGCTTCGTTCACCTCAAAGAGGCTCATATCGGGTCCGCCTGTCACATTGAACAAAATACCCCGTGCGCCGTCAATGGTCACATCAAGCAGGCTGCTGCTCACCGCAAGTTCAGCGGCTTTCCGGGCGCGGTCATCGCCAGAGGCTGTGCCAACCGCCATGAGTGCTGCCCCGCCTTCGCTCATGATTGTGCGCACATCGGCAAAGTCAAGGTTGATCAAGCCCGGGACGGTGATCACCTCGGAAATGCCCTGAATCCCTTGCCGCAAGACATCATCGGCAATGCGGAATGCCTCGTTAAGCGGAGTTTTCTTGTCCATAATTTGCAGGAGACGATCATTGGGGATCACAATGAGCGTATCGACCATACTTTTGAGGTCTTCAATGCCAGATTCGGCAGACTGATTGCGCCGTGCGCCCTCAAAGGTAAACGGACGGGTGACCACGCCAATGGTTAATGCGCCAAGTTCTTTGGCAACCTGTGCCACAACGGGCGCAGCGCCCGTCCCTGTCCCCCCACCCATCCCGCTGGTGATAAAGACCATATCCGCCCCACGCAGCGCCTCGTAGAGTTCGTCAGCGGATTCTTCCGCCGCTTTTCGCCCGATCTCTGGATTGCCACCCGCGCCAAGACCGCGTGTCAGTTTTTCGCCAATACGAA from the Anaerolineales bacterium genome contains:
- a CDS encoding DUF1295 domain-containing protein; amino-acid sequence: MTFLELYLLTFPILLIFLSLMWVISVFLKDVSIIDLVWGMTFVVAAWAHYALTPGGYGGRKLLITAMFTLWGFRLSFYLTWRKIVQHRGEDYRYARMREGVGKRYWLVSLFSVFWSQGVVAGILSGVSAAAQYSPLPAAITLFDLAGALLWGVGFYFESVSDLQLARFKNDPANKGKVLNSGLWGLSRHPNYFGNSAMWWGYWLVAVSVPFGLLTVFAPILMTWLLLRVSGVAMLERDIKDRRPEYADYIRTVPAFAPRLFNPFAWRKG
- the ybeY gene encoding rRNA maturation RNase YbeY — protein: MSDLNNVGQTAEGYIIDIQDEFGASDLPLDRMQAAMIDVLTRHNAPKGTMITVIVMGDEGVRDLNRQYRDVDAPTDVLSFPAEPLPQELQTAITEAGEDDALYLGDLILAYPYTASQAAAEGHDRADEFVLLVIHGTLHLLGYDHDSRERQTAMWDQQRLALRAAGIAFDVSEFPLDD
- a CDS encoding HDIG domain-containing protein, whose translation is MFADQTVSLRRINTVILAAAFLLSAVLIVASPALIPTAGAGSAAGQVAPSDITAPISLTYESQVLTALARKNAADTVARVYDPPNPGVLREQVQYTRKLLDEINTTRLSSDISLDLGVIQLLRNTLVPLTETDYRALLALSDTAWTVVDAQVMTILERVMRNEIREDGVTAVVNNLPNLISFSVPQEHTDLIVKVVAALIRPNTFYNEERMAAAKTKAADAVKPVTRSFVAGQIVVRAGTIVSEADMEALTQLGLLRPDDQRVRIFGAAILSVFLLYILMLKYINIFHQELVNDQPRMALIGILFLIFLAGGRLFNGDAGILNHLYPAAAFTLIVAAFVELPIAAALTAALAAMMGVISGGSLEYAALVAGGGGAGLLALRHKEHLSAYFGAGVTIAVVNVSLTLLFGLLGRNADVSRTLALLPASLLSGVLSAGLGLVGLYLVSNMLNLPTGVKLIELSQPNQPLLQRLLREAPGTYQHSLQVANLAELAAERIEANAPLVRIGALYHDIGKLVAPPFFVENQAEGAVNPHDRLKPEESARIIINHVIDGVKMARKHHLPQAIVDFIAQHHGTTQVIYFYNKALQEMGGDETKVRAERFSYPGPRPQTREAAIMMLADASETIVRSRRCHDKDEIERVIADLIHTRLTCGQLEDSGLTVKDLRIIQEVFVSSLQGMFHPRIMYPTVTKNTTQEMRAVPLLSAAATDEAMP
- a CDS encoding GatB/YqeY domain-containing protein, translating into MHPKDKLTEDLKVAMKAGDVPRREALRMLTSAIKQIEVDTRKTLTEDELYTLLQKEAKKRRESVAEAEKLGRSDIAEKEQYEVTLIESYLPQQLTREEIEIEVRKAVAEAGVTDAKGMGSVMKILSPRLKGRADGKLVNEVVKAVLNG
- a CDS encoding histidine triad nucleotide-binding protein, which encodes MLGVDNCIFCKIVRSEMPATLLYEDSEIIAFRDIYPAAPTHIQVIPRQHIQSADDADETNAALFGKLIVVAAKIAKEQGFAGDGYRLITNVGTNGGQHVPHVHIHILAGRRLSWPPG
- the pgl gene encoding 6-phosphogluconolactonase, translated to MQITRDAADLAWTAASEFIRIGREAIAERGTFHVALSGGGTPIPMYALLALPEWRTRLAWDKVHIYWGDERCVPPDASSSNYGTAKNALLERLDLPAANIHRIHGELPPEEGAEHYVRVVGGVIFDLILLGMGDDGHTASLFPGSPLLFEAARLVAPVYVEHLNSWRVTLTPPAINAGKVVMFLVSGVGKAERLYEVLYGEDAPERLPAQLIKAGRVIWLVDQEAAGKLPIESPP
- the ftsZ gene encoding cell division protein FtsZ, with the translated sequence MDGLPLENNFAVIKVVGVGGGGSNAVNRMIEEGLGGVDFIAVNTDSQALNLAQARTRIRIGEKLTRGLGAGGNPEIGRKAAEESADELYEALRGADMVFITSGMGGGTGTGAAPVVAQVAKELGALTIGVVTRPFTFEGARRNQSAESGIEDLKSMVDTLIVIPNDRLLQIMDKKTPLNEAFRIADDVLRQGIQGISEVITVPGLINLDFADVRTIMSEGGAALMAVGTASGDDRARKAAELAVSSSLLDVTIDGARGILFNVTGGPDMSLFEVNEAAAIIRETAHPDVQLIFGAVIDPNMRDHVRITVIATGFERQSPLSSRPVQKPAATDWRGNASLPSRQDAANAPRSAVPGIRQTGTQPQPVEYQYREPARIEPAPRESYREQPPPPVREGRETRETQRETREMREEPTREAPKARETRPPARERDKDSGAKDTYAGDDLDIPTFLRKDRRG